The DNA region TTCCGAGGCCGACTGCTTCTGCACTTCGGGAGAGGCCAGGTTCCTGATGTTGAGCTTCGTGCCCATCGTGGTTTTGCCTTGGCCATCCGCGCCGTGACACATGGCGCATTTGCTGCTAAAGAGGGCCGAGGCGTTGTCTGCTGCATGCGACGTGACTATCAGTAAGGATGAAAGCAAAATAAGGATGAGGAACGTGCCGTAAACAGGTACCTTGCGCATTTTGTTCGGCTCCAGGGATTGGTGATAACCGTGTTCCAGAAAATTGCTCGCGTGGACCGGTTGAACGTCCTCGTTTTCTTGCGGTGCGCTCTCAGCAGCGGGAACGAACAATCGCCATAGCAACCATGAGATCAGGACCGCAAAGCCCAGGTACCACAGCAGCGGACCCACCAGCCACACCACCCACAGCGGCAGGAAGTCGTACTTGCTGAGGAAAGTCCCCGCACCCGCGAACAGCAGGAACAGGCCGAAGAAGGCTAGCGTGTCCACTCGACGCATGGCGAAGACTCCTTTGCTCGGAGGAAGGGACGACGGCTTTCTGTCCACCGGAGAGGCCGACCAAGGCTCACGGCTGGTATCAGGCATCGCTTCCCTTCCTCCTATGCGGCTTTACGAACGTACGTTCGCACGCCTGGGGCCACCCCTCTCGCCGCCTCTGCAAATCCCGCGAAGCGGCTGATCCGCCTGATGTTGCGCCGTATTCCCACAACCCCAAAACCGGCCCCTCGGAAGCGGCGCCGGTGTCCGAAAGTCAGGCGTTGTCAGAAATTCGGACGCTGGTTCGAAACCCAACCGCTCTCCCGTGCAAGCTTGGTCGGCGCGCGGCCGGGATCTGTGTCATGCTGGCCCGGCCGCC from Terriglobales bacterium includes:
- a CDS encoding c-type cytochrome — encoded protein: MRRVDTLAFFGLFLLFAGAGTFLSKYDFLPLWVVWLVGPLLWYLGFAVLISWLLWRLFVPAAESAPQENEDVQPVHASNFLEHGYHQSLEPNKMRKVPVYGTFLILILLSSLLIVTSHAADNASALFSSKCAMCHGADGQGKTTMGTKLNIRNLASPEVQKQSASELSQTIAKGKNKMPAYEGKLSKDEITQLSGYVKGLGKAK